TACCTGtatgtacatatatttatatgtatTTATACATCTGTATAGcttagaaagaaaaaaaaggcgaTTCAGTTCATTTCATCTTGTAATGACTCTGACTTCTCCTTTAAACgtgaaatttcatcatcaatattctgaattttctctagaatttcaaaatttttctcatcGCCATGGTCATCTTTGGAAGCGCCGGATTGAGCAGCAGCAGTAGCCGTGACAGGATCGTTCTTCTTAACATCACTGGAGGCCACTGGAGGAGACGCTCTGTAAATGTCTTTCATCGTTAATAGCTCAATGACTAGTCCAAATGTCCTGACGACGACAAAGgtcaaaaacaaagttaTTCCTGTTAGATACATGTTTCTTTgggcaaaaaattttcttgagaGTACCTCAATTCTATCCTGAGCGATGACAGCGCCATTGTTGTGAGAAGCGCTGCTTAATTGCAGctctttttcaatgctgTACACCCTATTGATACAGTCGACGAAAAGCAAAAGGATGAACCCAAGTATGCATTTGATCGCGACTTGCACTGTGGGGGATTTGAACGGCTTTAATAACAGCAGGGTGAGGGGTC
This is a stretch of genomic DNA from Saccharomyces kudriavzevii IFO 1802 strain IFO1802 genome assembly, chromosome: 4. It encodes these proteins:
- the YET3 gene encoding Yet3p (similar to Saccharomyces cerevisiae YET3 (YDL072C); ancestral locus Anc_4.263) is translated as MSLYYTLVFAILVVEIFMFSILAIPIPSKYRRPLTLLLLKPFKSPTVQVAIKCILGFILLLFVDCINRVYSIEKELQLSSASHNNGAVIAQDRIEVLSRKFFAQRNMYLTGITLFLTFVVVRTFGLVIELLTMKDIYRASPPVASSDVKKNDPVTATAAAQSGASKDDHGDEKNFEILEKIQNIDDEISRLKEKSESLQDEMN